The following are encoded in a window of Cucurbita pepo subsp. pepo cultivar mu-cu-16 chromosome LG12, ASM280686v2, whole genome shotgun sequence genomic DNA:
- the LOC111807040 gene encoding bidirectional sugar transporter SWEET15-like, with protein sequence MAIFHSPHILALTFGILGNILSIFVYLAPLPTFYRICQKKSTEGFHALPYLVALFSSALWLYYAILKTNTFLLITINSFGCVLEFLYLIVFIAFAANPVRMLTIRIFAVINLGLLGFILLAIHFIPKRSNAVKVMGWICVAVSISVFAAPLSVLRQVIKTKSVEFLPFSLSFFLTLSAVMWFAYGVFLKDMCIAIPNVVGFILGLLQMLLYAVYRKRKIMEEKLPEQVKSIAVVAVSEAQQK encoded by the exons atggcCATTTTTCACAGCCCCCATATCTTAGCTTTAACATTTGGCATTCTCG GTAACATCCTTTCCATCTTTGTGTACTTAGCTCCTTTGCCGACGTTTTACAGAATATGCCAAAAGAAGTCGACGGAGGGCTTCCATGCACTGCCATACCTAGTGGCTCTCTTCAGCTCCGCCCTTTGGCTTTACTATGCCATCCTCAAAACCAACACTTTTCTTCTCATCACCATCAACTCCTTTGGCTGCGTCCTCGAGTTTCTCTACTTGATCGTTTTCATTGCATTCGCCGCCAATCCAGTCAGG ATGTTGACCATCAGAATCTTTGCTGTCATCAACTTGGGGCTGCTTGGATTCATCCTCCTTGCCATCCACTTCATTCCCAAACGTTCAAATGCTGTCAAAGTAATGGGGTGGATTTGTGTTGCTGTTTCCATCTCTGTTTTTGCAGCCCCTTTAAGCGTTTTG AGACAAGTAATTAAAACCAAGAGCGTCGAGTTTTTGCCATTTTCACTGTCCTTCTTCCTCACATTGAGCGCCGTAATGTGGTTTGCTTATGGTGTTTTCTTGAAAGACATGTGCATAGCT ATTCCAAATGTGGTGGGCTTCATATTGGGGCTGCTTCAGATGCTGCTCTACGCAGTTTACAGAAAGCGGAAAATAATGGAAGAGAAGCTGCCAGAACAAGTAAAAAGCATAGCAGTTGTCGCAGTGAGTGAAGCCCAACAGAAATGA